In one Desulfoferula mesophila genomic region, the following are encoded:
- a CDS encoding acyl-CoA dehydratase activase: MVFGGIDIGSTATKAALIDDSGALLGSAVRRSGVDFTASANLALEEAAKQAGVDQKDIVGIFSCGYGRKNATMAQETRTEIACHAAGAYHHFPQALTVVDIGGQDNKIIKLNAKGMRTSFKMNRKCAAGTGAFLEEMALRLDLPLESLDQLARDAQEEATLGAYCTVFTATEVLSKIRDGVKVEALVKGLFRSVVKRVMEMDILEGTVVMTGGVAAHNPYLAQMLSEELGRQVLLPPRPQLNGAWGAAILARDFRARQLARE; this comes from the coding sequence ATGGTCTTCGGCGGCATAGACATCGGCTCCACCGCCACCAAGGCGGCGTTGATAGACGACTCCGGCGCCCTCTTGGGCAGCGCGGTGCGGCGCTCGGGGGTGGATTTCACCGCCAGCGCCAACCTGGCCTTGGAAGAGGCCGCCAAGCAGGCCGGGGTGGACCAGAAAGACATCGTCGGGATTTTCTCCTGCGGCTATGGCCGCAAGAACGCCACCATGGCCCAGGAGACCCGTACCGAGATAGCTTGCCACGCCGCCGGGGCCTATCATCATTTTCCCCAGGCGCTCACCGTGGTGGACATAGGAGGCCAAGACAACAAGATCATCAAGCTCAACGCCAAGGGTATGCGCACCTCTTTCAAGATGAACCGCAAGTGCGCGGCGGGCACCGGAGCCTTTCTGGAAGAAATGGCCCTGCGCCTGGATCTGCCCCTGGAGAGCCTCGACCAACTGGCCCGGGACGCCCAAGAAGAGGCCACCCTGGGCGCTTATTGCACCGTATTCACCGCCACCGAAGTGCTGTCCAAGATACGCGACGGCGTCAAGGTCGAGGCCCTGGTCAAGGGCCTGTTCCGCTCGGTGGTCAAGCGGGTCATGGAAATGGACATCCTCGAAGGCACGGTAGTCATGACCGGCGGAGTGGCCGCGCACAACCCCTATCTGGCCCAGATGCTGAGCGAGGAGTTGGGACGCCAAGTGCTCCTGCCTCCCCGCCCCCAGCTCAACGGCGCCTGGGGGGCGGCCATCCTGGCCCGGGACTTCAGAGCCCGGCAACTGGCGCGCGAGTAG
- a CDS encoding isochorismatase family protein, with product MEHDLRKPPALLTPEQCLLVIIDMQQKLVPVMDDQERLVANVSRLARFARIMNLPVVVSEQKNLGPTIEEIASVLPHATTPVEKITFDCFACGPFQEKLWEQQKPVLVFAGIESHICVAQTALSALVGHEVHVISDAVASRYLPNREVALRRLEQAGAVISSTEMFMYELLGQAGTEEFRAVLPLVKEEP from the coding sequence ATGGAACATGATTTGAGAAAACCGCCCGCCCTGCTCACGCCCGAGCAGTGCCTGCTGGTGATCATCGACATGCAGCAGAAGCTGGTGCCGGTGATGGACGACCAGGAGCGGCTGGTGGCCAACGTGTCGCGCCTGGCTCGCTTCGCGCGCATCATGAACCTGCCGGTGGTGGTCAGCGAGCAGAAGAACCTGGGCCCGACCATCGAGGAGATCGCCTCGGTGCTGCCCCACGCCACCACCCCGGTGGAAAAGATCACCTTCGACTGCTTCGCCTGCGGCCCCTTCCAGGAAAAGCTGTGGGAGCAGCAAAAGCCGGTGCTGGTCTTCGCGGGCATCGAGAGCCACATCTGCGTGGCTCAGACCGCCCTCAGCGCCCTGGTGGGCCACGAGGTGCACGTCATCTCCGACGCGGTAGCCTCGCGCTACCTGCCCAACCGGGAGGTGGCCCTTAGGCGGCTGGAGCAGGCCGGGGCGGTGATCAGCTCCACCGAGATGTTCATGTACGAGTTGCTGGGCCAGGCGGGCACCGAGGAGTTCCGGGCCGTGCTACCCCTGGTCAAGGAAGAGCCTTAG
- a CDS encoding L-2-amino-thiazoline-4-carboxylic acid hydrolase, which produces MNVNQVPLLVRREIEATVLAQVYEVLKKRLGQEEALAAMTQMVEHTAEEAGKAFAAESKTGPSLEHFATIWDRLMAVPGSLETEGYELGRDRMSLTVTGCGYLKLYEKMGLAPELLPVLSCCRDFAFARGYSPKLHLERPTFIGQGDELCQFDYTWQEDLIA; this is translated from the coding sequence ATGAACGTCAACCAGGTTCCCCTGTTGGTGCGCCGGGAGATCGAGGCCACGGTGTTGGCCCAGGTATACGAGGTGCTCAAAAAGCGCCTGGGTCAGGAAGAGGCCCTGGCGGCCATGACCCAGATGGTGGAGCACACCGCCGAGGAGGCGGGCAAGGCCTTTGCCGCCGAGTCCAAGACCGGGCCCAGCCTGGAGCATTTCGCCACCATCTGGGACCGGCTCATGGCCGTGCCCGGCTCCCTGGAGACCGAAGGCTACGAACTGGGGCGGGACCGCATGAGCCTGACGGTGACCGGCTGCGGCTATCTGAAGCTGTATGAAAAGATGGGCCTGGCCCCGGAGCTGTTGCCGGTGCTCTCCTGCTGCCGTGACTTCGCCTTTGCCCGGGGTTATTCGCCCAAGCTGCACCTGGAGCGCCCCACCTTCATCGGCCAGGGCGACGAACTCTGTCAGTTCGACTACACCTGGCAGGAAGACCTGATAGCCTGA
- a CDS encoding Glu/Leu/Phe/Val family dehydrogenase, with protein MSPSQSTPLDSYAMACRQLDDAAAHLDIDPGLLERLRLTEREVTVNFPVKMDDGTLKMFTGYRVQHNDVRGPFKGGLRYHPDTDLGEVRALAMWMTWKAAVVNIPFGGAKGSVQCNPKKMSRGEVERLTRRFTWSIASIIGPERDIPAPDVYTGPQEMAWIMDTYSMIKGQTTPGVVTGKPLELGGSLGRFEATGRGVVIAAARAARHLGRELENMTVAIQGSGNVGGVAARYFERAGAKVVAMSDSGGGVYNPQGVSSAKALACKNQYSCLLGREVAAEDISNEELLELKVDLLAPCAMEGVLTEANAAKVRAGLVVEGANGPTTPEADAILADKGVLVVPDILANAGGVTVSYFEWVQNLQNLLWSEEQIGQRLEEIMGKAMDEVLAIAGEKKVSLRTAAMILGVNRVAEATKLRGIYP; from the coding sequence ATGAGCCCGTCGCAAAGCACACCGCTGGATTCCTATGCCATGGCCTGTCGCCAACTGGACGACGCCGCCGCCCACCTGGACATCGACCCCGGCTTGTTGGAGCGCCTGCGCCTGACCGAACGGGAGGTCACCGTTAACTTCCCGGTGAAGATGGACGATGGGACCCTGAAAATGTTCACCGGCTATCGGGTGCAGCACAACGACGTGCGCGGCCCCTTCAAGGGAGGCCTGCGCTACCACCCGGATACCGACCTGGGCGAGGTGCGCGCCCTGGCCATGTGGATGACCTGGAAGGCCGCCGTGGTCAACATCCCCTTTGGCGGGGCCAAGGGCTCGGTGCAATGCAACCCCAAAAAGATGTCCCGCGGCGAGGTGGAGCGGCTCACCCGGCGCTTCACCTGGAGCATCGCCTCCATCATCGGCCCGGAGCGCGACATCCCGGCCCCGGACGTGTACACCGGGCCCCAGGAGATGGCCTGGATCATGGACACCTACTCCATGATCAAGGGCCAGACCACGCCGGGGGTGGTAACCGGCAAGCCCCTGGAGCTGGGGGGCAGCTTGGGGCGTTTCGAGGCCACCGGCCGCGGGGTGGTCATCGCCGCGGCGCGGGCGGCCCGCCATCTGGGCCGGGAGCTGGAGAACATGACCGTGGCCATCCAGGGCTCGGGCAACGTGGGCGGGGTGGCGGCCCGCTATTTCGAGAGGGCCGGAGCCAAGGTGGTGGCCATGAGCGACTCTGGCGGCGGGGTCTACAATCCCCAGGGGGTGAGCAGCGCCAAGGCCCTGGCCTGCAAGAACCAGTACTCCTGCCTGCTGGGCCGCGAGGTGGCCGCCGAGGACATCAGCAACGAGGAGCTGTTGGAACTAAAGGTGGACCTGTTGGCACCCTGCGCCATGGAAGGGGTGCTCACCGAGGCCAACGCGGCCAAGGTGCGGGCCGGGTTGGTGGTGGAAGGGGCCAACGGGCCCACCACCCCGGAGGCCGACGCCATCCTCGCGGACAAGGGGGTGCTGGTGGTGCCCGACATCCTGGCCAACGCCGGGGGGGTGACGGTCAGCTACTTCGAGTGGGTGCAGAACCTGCAAAACCTCCTGTGGAGCGAGGAGCAGATCGGCCAGCGCCTGGAAGAGATAATGGGCAAGGCCATGGACGAGGTGCTGGCCATCGCCGGGGAAAAGAAGGTCAGCCTGCGCACCGCGGCCATGATCCTGGGCGTGAATCGGGTGGCCGAGGCCACCAAGCTCCGGGGCATCTACCCCTAG
- a CDS encoding AMP-binding protein: MNRWLTVADILRVNAIKFPDKEGVADLNRSLTFKEYNERCCRLANALGDLGLKKGDRIAMLAYNCLEWMEFYGACAKGGFVAVPIMFRLTPVEYTYILNNAEVSAIIVEKPFAADVTDAKPDFETIKDKGYIYMGEGDAPAGYTHLEELMAAGSPEEPATKVYDEDTWIIMYTSGTTGRPKGVVRTHESLAGKYWTNIAAMGYDRDDRGLLVMPMCHINSVFYSFVFTCLGATALVYNSVSFDPEHMIKTLSEFGITFTSLVPTHYIMMLALPEEVKAKYNVDCVKKLLISSAPARRDLKLSIMDYFVNSQLYEAYGSTEAGLVTLLLPSEQFDKLGSIGREIPGTDVIKLLDEDKKEVPVGEVGELYSRGPAMFSEYWKLPEVTKDAFVGDFFSAGDMAYMDDEGYYYLVDRKKNMIITGGENVYPSEVEDCLGGHSAVKDVAVIGVPDDKWGESVTAVVITHQGYEPGEELAKELSEFTKGKIAGFKRPKNIYFVAEEEMPRTGTGKILHRVLRDRYGHWSDK; encoded by the coding sequence ATGAACCGCTGGCTCACCGTGGCCGATATTCTTCGGGTAAACGCCATCAAGTTTCCGGACAAGGAGGGGGTGGCGGATCTGAACCGATCCTTGACCTTCAAGGAGTACAACGAGCGCTGCTGCCGCCTGGCCAACGCCCTGGGCGACCTGGGGCTCAAAAAAGGCGACCGCATCGCCATGTTGGCCTACAACTGCCTGGAGTGGATGGAGTTCTACGGGGCCTGCGCCAAGGGCGGCTTCGTGGCCGTGCCCATCATGTTCCGCCTGACCCCTGTCGAATACACCTACATCCTCAACAACGCCGAAGTCAGCGCCATCATCGTGGAGAAGCCCTTCGCCGCCGACGTGACCGACGCCAAGCCAGATTTCGAGACCATCAAGGACAAGGGCTACATCTACATGGGCGAGGGCGACGCCCCGGCGGGCTACACCCACCTGGAGGAGCTGATGGCCGCCGGTTCGCCCGAGGAGCCGGCCACCAAGGTCTACGACGAGGACACCTGGATCATCATGTACACCTCCGGCACCACCGGCCGCCCCAAGGGCGTGGTGCGCACCCACGAGTCGCTGGCGGGCAAGTATTGGACCAACATCGCGGCCATGGGCTACGACCGCGACGACCGCGGCCTGTTGGTCATGCCCATGTGCCACATCAACAGCGTGTTCTACTCCTTCGTGTTCACCTGCCTGGGGGCCACGGCGCTGGTGTACAACTCGGTGTCCTTCGACCCCGAGCACATGATCAAGACCCTGAGCGAGTTCGGCATCACCTTCACCTCCCTGGTGCCCACCCACTACATCATGATGCTGGCCCTGCCTGAGGAGGTTAAGGCCAAATACAACGTGGATTGCGTGAAAAAGCTTTTGATCTCCTCGGCCCCGGCCCGGCGCGATCTCAAGCTGTCCATCATGGACTACTTCGTCAACAGCCAGCTCTACGAGGCCTACGGCTCCACCGAGGCCGGCCTGGTCACCCTGCTGCTGCCCTCGGAGCAATTCGACAAGCTGGGCTCCATCGGCCGCGAGATCCCCGGCACCGATGTCATCAAACTGTTGGACGAGGACAAAAAAGAGGTGCCCGTGGGCGAGGTGGGCGAGCTCTACTCCCGGGGCCCGGCCATGTTCAGCGAATACTGGAAGCTGCCCGAGGTGACCAAGGACGCCTTCGTGGGCGACTTCTTCAGCGCCGGCGACATGGCCTACATGGACGACGAGGGCTACTACTACCTGGTGGACCGCAAGAAGAACATGATCATCACCGGCGGGGAGAACGTCTACCCCAGCGAGGTGGAGGACTGCCTGGGCGGCCACTCGGCGGTCAAGGACGTGGCGGTGATCGGGGTGCCCGACGACAAGTGGGGCGAGAGCGTCACCGCCGTGGTCATCACCCACCAGGGCTACGAGCCCGGCGAAGAGCTGGCCAAGGAGCTCTCGGAGTTCACCAAGGGCAAGATCGCCGGCTTCAAGCGCCCCAAGAACATCTATTTCGTGGCCGAAGAGGAGATGCCCCGCACCGGCACCGGCAAGATATTGCACCGGGTGCTAAGGGACCGCTACGGACACTGGTCGGACAAATAG
- a CDS encoding thiolase family protein, which translates to MFSKAFVPYKGYWSSPFSRWQGSFQNEHPIKLAADTTKKFLELRGIDPAVFDGCTFGMTIGMPSWFYANPWYCALMGNDRISGSTVSQACATSATALYTAAAGLECGAYECNLVATTDRCSNGPHTVWPNPKGPGAEVISENWMMDNFNKDPYGGKAMFMTAELVGQDNGGVSKEESDAMALRRYEQYEMALADDRAFQKGYMIPVDVKVSKKKTITVEADEGIMPTTAEGLASLKPILPDGALTFGAQTHPADGNAGLIVTTQEKAQELSADKSVTIQILSYGYARAAKARMAAAVTPSAQMALKNAGLEVKDLAAVKTHNPFTINDIVMGRLMNIPDEIFNNYGSSMIFGHPQGPTGSRCMVELIEELVMKGGGYGLFAGCAAGDTAASVVFKVS; encoded by the coding sequence ATGTTTAGCAAAGCCTTCGTTCCCTACAAAGGATACTGGTCCTCGCCCTTTTCCCGTTGGCAGGGATCGTTCCAAAACGAGCATCCCATCAAGCTTGCGGCAGACACCACCAAGAAGTTCCTGGAGCTCAGAGGCATCGACCCGGCCGTGTTCGACGGTTGCACCTTCGGCATGACCATCGGCATGCCTTCCTGGTTCTATGCCAACCCCTGGTACTGCGCCCTCATGGGCAACGACCGCATCTCCGGCTCCACCGTGAGCCAGGCCTGCGCCACCAGCGCCACCGCGCTCTACACCGCGGCCGCCGGCCTGGAGTGCGGCGCCTACGAGTGCAACCTGGTGGCCACCACCGACCGCTGCTCCAACGGCCCCCACACCGTGTGGCCCAACCCCAAGGGCCCCGGCGCCGAGGTGATCAGCGAAAACTGGATGATGGACAACTTCAACAAGGACCCCTACGGCGGCAAGGCCATGTTCATGACCGCCGAGCTGGTGGGCCAGGACAACGGCGGGGTAAGCAAGGAAGAGTCCGACGCCATGGCGCTCAGGCGCTATGAGCAGTACGAGATGGCCTTGGCCGACGACCGGGCCTTCCAAAAGGGCTACATGATCCCGGTGGACGTGAAGGTCAGCAAAAAGAAGACCATCACCGTGGAGGCCGACGAGGGCATCATGCCCACCACCGCCGAGGGGCTGGCCTCCCTGAAGCCCATCCTGCCCGACGGCGCCCTGACCTTCGGGGCCCAGACCCACCCGGCCGACGGCAACGCCGGGCTCATCGTCACCACCCAGGAAAAGGCCCAGGAGCTAAGCGCCGACAAGAGCGTGACCATCCAGATTCTCTCCTACGGCTACGCCCGGGCGGCCAAGGCCCGCATGGCCGCGGCGGTGACCCCCTCGGCCCAGATGGCTCTGAAAAACGCCGGGCTGGAGGTCAAGGACCTGGCCGCGGTGAAGACCCACAACCCCTTCACCATCAACGACATCGTCATGGGCCGCCTGATGAACATCCCCGACGAGATATTCAACAACTACGGCTCCTCCATGATCTTCGGCCACCCCCAGGGCCCCACCGGCTCCCGCTGCATGGTGGAACTTATCGAAGAGCTGGTCATGAAGGGCGGCGGCTACGGCCTGTTCGCGGGCTGCGCCGCCGGCGACACCGCCGCTTCGGTGGTGTTCAAGGTTTCCTGA
- a CDS encoding FmdB family zinc ribbon protein, with protein sequence MPIYEFRCESCQSVFEHLAMTSGELVEIKCPSCGGGEISRVMSTCASVVHGSKNAPSASGPTVENRSCANAGNCGTITLPGID encoded by the coding sequence ATGCCCATTTACGAGTTTCGTTGCGAATCCTGCCAGAGCGTTTTCGAGCACTTGGCCATGACCTCCGGTGAGCTGGTGGAGATCAAATGCCCCTCTTGCGGCGGCGGGGAGATCAGCCGGGTTATGAGCACCTGCGCCTCGGTGGTGCACGGTTCCAAGAACGCCCCTTCCGCCAGCGGCCCCACCGTGGAGAACCGCTCCTGCGCCAACGCGGGCAACTGCGGCACCATCACCCTCCCCGGCATCGACTAG
- a CDS encoding CPBP family intramembrane glutamic endopeptidase, protein MRAVNLKPKRQNWAALGAMAALAALLFAWAFGWSGGNFWLKITATALILTIASLFLRPPAPGGLAFRPRDAAWGLISAAVLWLIFWLAKLAVAWLFPALAAQVGAIYAKAQGTPSWLIALLLFFIIGPCEELFWRRYLQGGLMERLGPLKGWLAATGLYTLVHLPSLNLMLMGAAAVAGGFWGLLYWRLGRIPPVIVSHAVWTTTAFVLLPIP, encoded by the coding sequence ATGCGGGCCGTGAATCTAAAGCCCAAGCGGCAGAACTGGGCCGCCCTGGGGGCCATGGCGGCCCTGGCCGCCCTGCTGTTCGCCTGGGCTTTCGGCTGGTCCGGCGGCAACTTCTGGCTCAAGATCACGGCCACGGCCCTGATCCTCACCATCGCCTCCCTGTTCCTGCGGCCCCCGGCGCCCGGCGGCCTAGCCTTCCGGCCGCGAGATGCGGCCTGGGGCCTCATCTCGGCCGCGGTCCTGTGGCTCATCTTCTGGCTGGCCAAGCTGGCCGTCGCTTGGCTGTTCCCCGCCCTGGCCGCCCAGGTGGGGGCCATCTACGCCAAGGCCCAGGGCACCCCCTCCTGGCTCATCGCCCTGCTGCTGTTTTTCATCATCGGGCCCTGCGAGGAACTGTTCTGGCGGCGCTACCTGCAGGGCGGGCTCATGGAGCGCCTGGGGCCGCTCAAGGGCTGGCTGGCCGCCACCGGGCTCTACACCCTGGTGCACCTGCCCTCGCTCAACCTGATGCTCATGGGCGCGGCCGCCGTGGCCGGGGGGTTCTGGGGCCTGCTCTATTGGCGCCTGGGGCGCATCCCGCCGGTGATCGTCTCCCACGCCGTGTGGACTACCACCGCCTTTGTCCTCTTGCCCATCCCCTAG
- a CDS encoding alpha/beta hydrolase translates to MKAALGLVLLGFTMLGCDNFIDWQVFFPQRKHEAQPADFGLACREVNVTTADGVSLHGWHLPAPGAVNLLLFCHGNAGNISHRLDNLQRLHRAGIAVFIFDYRGFGRSQGKPSEAGMYQDAEAAWLWAREQAESQGGRVVIFGRSLGGVAATYLAAGHQPAGLILESTFTNLGAMAKSLLPLPGLEGWLKGRYNNLDRAPSVGCPVLMLHGDRDRTVPYRLGQKLFEALPQPKRFITLPGAGHENTYVVGGPAYFDRLARFVNEPG, encoded by the coding sequence GTGAAAGCGGCCCTGGGGCTGGTTTTGCTGGGGTTTACTATGCTGGGTTGCGACAACTTCATAGACTGGCAGGTGTTTTTCCCGCAGCGCAAACACGAGGCCCAGCCGGCCGACTTCGGGCTGGCCTGCCGGGAGGTGAACGTCACCACCGCCGACGGGGTGAGCCTGCACGGCTGGCACCTGCCCGCGCCGGGGGCGGTGAACCTGCTGCTCTTTTGCCACGGCAACGCGGGTAACATCTCCCACCGCCTGGACAATCTGCAACGGCTGCACCGGGCGGGGATCGCGGTGTTCATCTTCGATTACCGGGGGTTCGGGCGAAGCCAGGGCAAGCCCAGCGAAGCGGGCATGTACCAAGACGCCGAGGCGGCCTGGCTCTGGGCCCGGGAACAGGCCGAGAGCCAGGGCGGCCGGGTGGTGATCTTCGGCCGTTCCCTGGGCGGGGTGGCCGCGACCTATCTGGCCGCCGGGCATCAACCGGCCGGGCTGATCCTGGAGTCCACCTTCACCAACCTGGGGGCCATGGCCAAGAGCCTCCTACCCCTGCCCGGCCTGGAGGGCTGGCTCAAGGGCCGCTACAACAACCTGGACCGGGCCCCCTCGGTGGGCTGCCCGGTGCTCATGCTGCACGGCGACCGCGACCGCACCGTGCCCTATCGCCTGGGGCAAAAGCTGTTCGAGGCCCTGCCCCAGCCCAAACGCTTCATAACCCTGCCTGGGGCGGGCCACGAAAACACCTATGTGGTCGGCGGACCGGCCTATTTCGACCGCTTGGCCCGGTTTGTAAACGAACCCGGCTAA
- a CDS encoding sensor histidine kinase produces MLRNQRLITVPLDQNQLRERNRALSVLLQLSNYLSTRTNLEDLLGGALELVMEQLGVNAGRLYMAAPDEDCYHLVVHRGLSPEGLETVPAGVGFTSKAARTRSFLAMRVEDLDDTDRVALLSSKGFKLVICLPLITRDQVIGVMNLSAEDIIPLEMASIDLVMVMGNLVATTAESVLQAQALSEQARQMAEQKEAVQFFAYTACHDMKSPATGVHGLARMLAQRAGHNLDEKGRAIITQIEKAAQRIEDLAQEVNAYIRVKEAPLNLSEVSLKEVLDEVAGEMAERLEKQGVVLELPAEEVVLKVDQGALVRAVTNLVDNALKYGGPGLSKVRVLHRQDEGFHVLQVSDDGVGVTEDLVEKCFTLFKRADTSQGTEGTGLGLAIVREIARRHGGKAWLETSQPKGACFCFSLSRDLPLNSTKS; encoded by the coding sequence GTGCTGCGCAACCAGCGCCTCATAACCGTCCCCCTGGACCAGAACCAGCTAAGGGAGCGCAACCGGGCGCTGTCGGTGCTGTTGCAGCTCAGCAACTACCTGAGCACCCGGACCAACTTGGAAGACCTCCTGGGCGGAGCCCTGGAACTGGTCATGGAGCAATTGGGGGTGAACGCGGGACGGCTTTACATGGCCGCGCCCGATGAGGATTGCTATCACCTGGTGGTGCACCGGGGGCTAAGCCCCGAGGGCCTGGAAACGGTGCCCGCCGGGGTGGGTTTCACCAGCAAGGCCGCCCGCACCCGCAGCTTTTTGGCCATGCGGGTGGAAGACCTGGATGACACCGACCGGGTGGCCCTGTTGTCCTCCAAGGGCTTCAAGCTGGTCATCTGCCTGCCGCTCATCACCCGCGACCAGGTGATCGGGGTGATGAACCTGTCCGCCGAGGATATCATCCCCCTGGAGATGGCCTCCATCGACCTGGTCATGGTCATGGGCAACCTGGTGGCCACCACCGCCGAAAGCGTGCTGCAGGCCCAGGCCCTCAGCGAGCAGGCCCGCCAGATGGCCGAGCAAAAGGAGGCGGTGCAGTTTTTCGCCTACACCGCCTGCCACGACATGAAAAGCCCGGCCACCGGGGTGCACGGCCTGGCCCGCATGCTGGCCCAGCGGGCCGGCCACAACCTGGACGAAAAGGGCCGGGCCATCATCACCCAGATCGAAAAGGCGGCCCAGCGCATCGAGGACCTGGCCCAGGAGGTCAACGCCTACATCCGGGTAAAGGAAGCGCCCCTGAATCTCAGCGAGGTGAGCCTGAAAGAGGTGTTGGACGAGGTGGCCGGGGAGATGGCCGAGCGCCTGGAAAAACAGGGGGTGGTCTTGGAACTGCCCGCCGAGGAGGTGGTGCTCAAGGTCGACCAGGGGGCCCTGGTCCGGGCCGTCACCAACCTGGTGGACAACGCCCTGAAATACGGCGGCCCGGGCCTGAGCAAGGTGCGGGTGTTGCACCGTCAGGACGAGGGGTTCCACGTGTTGCAGGTCAGCGACGACGGGGTGGGGGTCACCGAAGACCTGGTGGAAAAGTGCTTCACCCTGTTCAAGCGGGCCGACACCTCCCAGGGCACCGAGGGCACCGGCCTGGGGCTGGCCATCGTGCGCGAGATCGCCCGCCGCCACGGCGGCAAGGCCTGGCTGGAAACCTCCCAGCCCAAGGGGGCCTGTTTCTGCTTTTCCCTCTCCCGCGACCTTCCCCTCAACTCGACGAAATCCTAA
- the xth gene encoding exodeoxyribonuclease III, whose product MSWSLATFNVNGIRARLPLLLDWLKKASPEVACLQETKVTDEDFPTAALEELGYHVYFHGQKSFNGVAILSKQEASEVVSGLEPGDGGQARVLAVRLATGWVVNLYVPQGREVGHEAWHYKLEFLKQVAAMLPRRFDPQEPLVVTGDMNVAPTDLDVYDPKRMAGKVSCHPDERAALQSIEDWGLADLFRQHHPEDKQFTFWDYRLPQSFKRDLGWRIDLILATKPLSAACTECLVDTEPRGLPKPSDHTPVVASFK is encoded by the coding sequence ATGTCCTGGAGCCTGGCCACCTTCAACGTCAACGGAATCAGGGCCCGTTTGCCCCTGCTGTTGGACTGGCTTAAAAAAGCCTCGCCCGAGGTGGCCTGTCTGCAAGAGACCAAGGTGACCGACGAGGACTTCCCAACCGCCGCCCTGGAAGAGTTGGGTTATCACGTTTACTTCCACGGCCAGAAGTCCTTCAACGGGGTGGCCATCCTGAGCAAGCAGGAGGCGTCCGAGGTGGTCTCAGGGCTGGAGCCCGGCGACGGGGGGCAGGCCCGGGTGCTGGCCGTTCGCCTGGCCACCGGCTGGGTGGTGAACCTCTACGTGCCCCAGGGGCGCGAGGTGGGCCACGAGGCCTGGCACTACAAGCTGGAGTTTCTGAAGCAGGTGGCGGCCATGCTGCCCCGGCGCTTTGATCCCCAGGAGCCGTTGGTGGTCACCGGCGACATGAACGTGGCCCCCACCGACCTGGACGTGTACGACCCCAAGCGCATGGCCGGCAAGGTAAGCTGCCACCCCGACGAGCGGGCCGCCTTGCAAAGCATCGAGGACTGGGGCCTCGCCGACCTGTTCCGCCAACACCACCCCGAGGACAAGCAGTTCACCTTCTGGGACTACCGCCTGCCCCAGTCCTTCAAGCGCGACCTGGGCTGGCGCATCGACCTGATCCTGGCCACCAAGCCCCTGAGCGCCGCCTGCACCGAGTGTTTGGTGGACACCGAGCCCCGGGGGCTGCCCAAGCCCAGCGACCACACCCCGGTGGTGGCCAGCTTCAAGTAG
- a CDS encoding YybH family protein, whose amino-acid sequence MSPHPVEKLIAQADAAINREDFDSLMEFYAEDAVLVVQPGRNAVGKERIRQAFEAIAQYFGHGLEVRQAGLEVLATGDTALALAKTLVRAPGHPPAQRKATYVFKKDAAGDWRCVIDNSYGHDLLG is encoded by the coding sequence ATGTCCCCTCACCCGGTGGAAAAGCTCATCGCCCAGGCGGACGCGGCCATCAACCGGGAAGACTTCGATTCCCTGATGGAGTTTTATGCCGAAGACGCCGTTTTGGTGGTCCAACCGGGCAGGAACGCCGTGGGCAAAGAGCGGATCCGCCAGGCCTTCGAGGCCATAGCCCAATACTTCGGCCACGGCCTGGAGGTGAGGCAGGCGGGCCTGGAGGTCCTGGCCACGGGCGACACCGCCCTGGCGCTGGCCAAGACCCTGGTTCGCGCCCCGGGCCATCCCCCCGCCCAGCGCAAAGCCACCTATGTCTTTAAAAAGGACGCGGCGGGCGACTGGCGCTGCGTCATCGACAACTCCTACGGCCACGACCTGCTGGGCTAG